A genomic window from Rhodococcus sp. KBS0724 includes:
- a CDS encoding ABC transporter ATP-binding protein: MLAKLLKAYLPPYRWLLAGVLALQLFGAIASLILPTLNARIIDDGVARGDTGFIVSTGGIMLVVSLASIIASVASTYLAAKSSMGFGHDVRAAVYKAVGTFSDREFAGFGAPTLITRNTNDVLQIQTLVMLTSSMLVSAPLMCIGGIVMALRENLQMSWLLTISVPLLGITVAVVVARLIPHFRTMQARIDKINRALREQLTGMRVIRAFVREPDETMRFDQANKELTDTALLIGRYQAVLLPTVMLIANLTGVAVMWFGAHLVDTGDMQIGQISAFLAYVMQILMSVVMATMLAVVIPRAAVCADRITEVIDTKPSVPAPSQPLRPTNPYGVVEFGGAGFSYPGAETPVLSGVTMRCLPGTVTAIVGSTGSGKSTLVSLIPRLFDVTAGAVLIDGLDVRGWDQDELFTNFGYVPQKTYLFAGTVATNIRYGNPSATDDDIWAALAVAQADGFVRELPQGLDSPIAQGGSNLSGGQRQRLAIARAVVRRPRIYIFDDSFSALDMHTDAAVRAALRAITTNSTVIVVAQRVSSIIDADQIMVLEDGAPVGLGDHNFLLANCPTYQEIVASQIPAEMSA, translated from the coding sequence GTGTTAGCAAAACTGCTCAAGGCGTACCTGCCGCCGTACCGTTGGTTGCTCGCGGGAGTATTGGCACTGCAACTGTTCGGTGCCATCGCGTCGCTGATCCTGCCGACCCTGAATGCCCGAATCATCGACGACGGCGTCGCCCGTGGTGATACCGGATTCATCGTGTCCACCGGTGGAATCATGCTGGTGGTCTCGTTGGCGTCGATCATCGCCTCGGTCGCGTCGACGTATCTGGCGGCAAAATCCTCGATGGGCTTCGGCCACGACGTCCGGGCTGCCGTCTACAAGGCCGTCGGCACTTTCTCCGACCGTGAATTCGCCGGTTTCGGCGCCCCCACCTTGATCACCAGAAACACCAACGATGTCCTCCAGATCCAGACGCTGGTGATGCTGACATCGTCGATGCTCGTCAGCGCACCGCTCATGTGCATCGGCGGCATAGTCATGGCGCTGCGCGAGAATCTGCAAATGTCGTGGCTCCTGACCATTTCGGTGCCGCTCCTGGGCATCACCGTCGCAGTGGTCGTCGCCCGCCTCATTCCGCACTTCCGGACCATGCAGGCTCGCATCGACAAGATCAACCGCGCACTTCGCGAGCAGCTCACCGGTATGCGTGTGATTCGCGCGTTTGTCCGCGAACCCGACGAAACCATGCGTTTCGACCAGGCCAACAAGGAACTGACCGACACCGCGCTGCTCATCGGCCGATACCAAGCCGTTCTCCTGCCGACGGTCATGCTGATCGCGAACCTGACCGGCGTTGCGGTCATGTGGTTCGGCGCTCACCTCGTGGACACCGGTGACATGCAGATCGGACAGATCAGCGCGTTCCTCGCGTACGTCATGCAAATTCTGATGTCCGTCGTTATGGCAACAATGTTGGCCGTCGTGATTCCGCGTGCCGCCGTCTGCGCCGACCGCATCACCGAAGTGATCGACACGAAGCCATCGGTGCCGGCGCCGTCTCAACCGCTGCGCCCCACCAACCCGTACGGCGTCGTCGAGTTCGGTGGAGCCGGATTCAGCTATCCCGGTGCCGAGACTCCGGTTCTGAGCGGTGTGACGATGCGATGTCTACCCGGAACCGTCACAGCGATCGTCGGTAGCACCGGCAGCGGAAAATCCACCCTCGTCTCACTCATCCCCCGATTGTTCGACGTCACCGCCGGTGCGGTTCTGATCGACGGACTCGACGTTCGCGGCTGGGATCAGGACGAACTGTTCACCAACTTCGGCTACGTCCCGCAAAAGACTTACCTGTTCGCCGGCACTGTCGCCACCAATATCCGGTACGGAAATCCGTCGGCCACCGACGACGACATCTGGGCGGCACTCGCCGTCGCGCAAGCCGACGGCTTCGTCCGGGAACTCCCGCAGGGCCTGGACTCCCCGATAGCCCAGGGTGGCTCGAATCTCTCCGGCGGCCAGCGGCAGCGCTTGGCCATCGCCCGAGCCGTCGTCCGCCGACCGCGGATCTACATTTTCGACGATTCCTTCTCAGCCCTCGACATGCATACCGACGCGGCCGTGCGCGCGGCGCTGCGCGCCATCACGACGAACAGCACCGTCATCGTTGTCGCGCAACGCGTATCTTCGATCATCGATGCCGACCAGATCATGGTTCTCGAGGACGGCGCTCCCGTCGGACTCGGCGACCACAACTTCCTGCTGGCCAACTGCCCGACGTACCAAGAGATCGTGGCCTCCCAGATCCCCGCGGAGATGAGCGCATGA
- a CDS encoding diguanylate cyclase, which yields MARMGRITRLLVVFVVVLLAALIGILTRPPGLLATFWCANALLLGMMVRWPILIEWPTWIAAGVAYVSADLLTGNTVSMALQLNGANLVGVTVGVFLLHYLKRTPFRLVDSQSLMWMVVVAGFSACATAATAGLMDWIFRDESFADTLVHWGSTEFMAYLLVLPLILSMTIPSSFAEIRSKTTVRAVLAMAVPLLVTAACMPIALSIEGPIALLLPIPALLWCATRISVPSTALVSAVWSVWSLMMADTGRLALGEQGDANVNEAVITSIAVTLVALGPIAVACATQERRAAERELFRAVEYDSLTGVLSRGPFLRQAEERLRHTTQTALPVGLLMLDLDHFKAVNDTYGHMVGDSVLADFGARMTERLSDTDLVGRLGGEEFAVLLAGSSFARATEVAEEIRHAQIHDSARSGHDSTVSVGLAWTDDSTPTLASLMASADAALYEAKHAGRNVVKAQNVSGVVPERITRTA from the coding sequence ATGGCGAGAATGGGCCGAATAACGCGGCTGCTTGTTGTCTTTGTCGTTGTACTGCTTGCCGCGCTCATCGGAATTCTCACCCGACCGCCAGGACTGCTCGCGACATTCTGGTGCGCGAACGCCTTGCTGCTGGGAATGATGGTGCGGTGGCCGATTCTGATCGAGTGGCCCACGTGGATTGCCGCCGGCGTTGCCTATGTGAGTGCTGATCTGCTGACCGGTAATACCGTTTCGATGGCACTTCAATTGAACGGTGCCAACCTGGTCGGGGTCACGGTTGGCGTATTCCTGCTCCACTACCTCAAACGAACTCCGTTTCGTTTGGTCGATTCGCAGTCTCTGATGTGGATGGTTGTCGTCGCCGGGTTCAGTGCCTGTGCGACCGCGGCAACAGCTGGGCTGATGGATTGGATCTTTCGCGATGAGTCGTTTGCGGACACGCTTGTTCACTGGGGCAGCACGGAGTTCATGGCCTATCTGCTGGTGCTGCCACTGATTCTGTCCATGACCATTCCGTCGAGCTTTGCGGAGATCCGCAGTAAGACGACGGTCAGGGCAGTTCTGGCCATGGCGGTCCCGTTGCTGGTTACCGCAGCCTGTATGCCGATCGCGCTCAGCATCGAGGGACCGATTGCGCTTCTTCTTCCCATCCCCGCGCTGTTGTGGTGCGCTACCCGGATCTCGGTTCCGAGTACGGCGTTGGTCTCGGCAGTGTGGTCGGTGTGGTCGCTCATGATGGCCGACACCGGCAGGTTGGCACTCGGGGAACAGGGTGACGCAAATGTGAACGAGGCGGTAATCACGTCGATCGCAGTCACTCTGGTTGCGTTGGGCCCGATTGCCGTGGCGTGCGCGACGCAGGAGCGCCGGGCCGCCGAGCGCGAGTTGTTCCGCGCCGTCGAATACGACAGCCTCACCGGAGTTCTCTCGCGCGGGCCGTTCCTCCGTCAAGCCGAGGAACGACTACGGCACACAACACAGACGGCGTTGCCTGTCGGATTGCTGATGCTCGATCTTGACCATTTCAAAGCCGTCAACGACACGTACGGGCACATGGTCGGCGACAGTGTTCTCGCTGATTTCGGTGCGCGCATGACAGAACGCCTCTCCGATACCGATCTGGTCGGTCGACTCGGCGGTGAGGAGTTCGCGGTCTTGCTCGCCGGTTCCAGTTTCGCCCGGGCAACCGAAGTTGCCGAAGAGATCCGTCATGCTCAGATCCACGACTCAGCGCGATCCGGGCATGACAGCACTGTGAGTGTCGGACTTGCCTGGACAGATGACTCGACGCCCACCTTGGCATCGCTGATGGCCTCCGCCGACGCAGCCCTGTACGAAGCCAAGCACGCAGGCCGAAATGTCGTGAAAGCCCAGAACGTCAGTGGCGTCGTGCCCGAGCGGATCACCAGAACCGCGTGA
- a CDS encoding bifunctional 2-polyprenyl-6-hydroxyphenol methylase/3-demethylubiquinol 3-O-methyltransferase UbiG, whose protein sequence is MATVEGVNAEGAGESEDVSTSEVLAERVFAAAIGAAELQAVYLGDRLGWYRALADFGPLTSTELADRTATVERYAREWLEQQAVAGYLDVNTDADRRYTLSAAHAAVLVDPDSLLYVAPMARLFVATTTSMPRLLDAYRHGGGVTWESMGVDAREGQALLNRPMFLRQLCQEFLPTIPDLHTTLTDGAKVADLGMGEGWSSVALALGYPKVEVHGFDVDAASVAAARRHASDYGVDERVHFSLVDVAGQAPEQERVESGTYDAVFAFECLHDVPDPVGFLSTARSIARPGAPVIVMDERTASSFDPGAGQVEQLLYGYSLTCCLPDSLSHPGSVGTGTVMRKSTLESFALAAGFERVDVLPIEHEFLRFYRLG, encoded by the coding sequence ATGGCAACCGTCGAGGGAGTCAATGCAGAGGGAGCCGGCGAATCGGAGGACGTCAGCACCTCGGAGGTATTGGCGGAACGGGTGTTCGCGGCCGCGATCGGTGCGGCAGAACTGCAAGCGGTCTACCTCGGCGATCGACTCGGCTGGTATCGCGCGCTGGCCGACTTCGGGCCTCTCACGTCGACGGAACTCGCCGATCGGACCGCAACCGTGGAACGGTACGCCCGTGAATGGCTCGAACAGCAGGCCGTGGCCGGGTATCTGGACGTCAATACCGATGCCGACCGCCGATATACCTTGTCCGCAGCGCACGCCGCGGTACTCGTAGATCCGGACAGTCTGCTGTACGTGGCGCCGATGGCCCGACTGTTCGTGGCGACAACAACGTCGATGCCGAGGCTGCTCGACGCGTATCGCCACGGCGGCGGGGTGACCTGGGAGTCGATGGGAGTGGACGCCCGTGAGGGGCAAGCGCTGCTGAACCGCCCGATGTTCCTGCGTCAGTTGTGTCAGGAGTTTCTGCCGACTATTCCGGATCTGCACACCACGTTGACAGACGGGGCGAAGGTCGCGGATCTGGGAATGGGGGAGGGATGGTCATCCGTGGCACTGGCCCTCGGATACCCGAAAGTCGAGGTCCACGGCTTCGACGTGGACGCGGCGTCGGTAGCCGCGGCGCGACGGCATGCGAGCGACTACGGCGTCGACGAGCGTGTGCATTTCTCGTTGGTCGACGTGGCCGGTCAAGCTCCTGAGCAGGAGCGGGTGGAGTCGGGCACCTACGACGCTGTTTTTGCGTTCGAGTGTCTGCACGACGTGCCGGACCCGGTCGGGTTTCTGTCCACCGCCCGGTCGATCGCGCGTCCTGGCGCGCCGGTGATCGTGATGGACGAGCGCACTGCGAGTTCTTTCGATCCAGGCGCCGGGCAGGTGGAGCAACTGCTCTACGGGTACTCGCTGACCTGTTGCCTGCCGGACAGTCTCTCGCACCCGGGAAGTGTCGGGACGGGGACGGTCATGCGGAAGTCGACTCTCGAAAGTTTTGCTCTGGCAGCAGGTTTCGAGAGGGTGGATGTACTGCCGATCGAGCATGAGTTCTTGCGGTTCTATCGGTTGGGCTGA
- a CDS encoding ABC transporter ATP-binding protein → MTIPQGPGFGPGSRQYFDDAPTVVFAKIPAEPDTAQPAEAAPQYGPAQAGPSQAGPPPAGPPPAEPPPGDEPKADAPAPKPASTTPTTKPKQFKATMKRLLGLLKPHKVAVFVVVLSTIGSISLSVAVPKILGHVTDLIFAGFIGKSLPAGISRDEAAEAIRASGNSTFADLVQNSADVVPGVGLNFDAIGKVIVIAIGVYLMASLLAWVEAFLLNIIVQKTIYKLRAEVEAKIHRLPLPYFDKTPRGEVLSRVTNDIDNVSSTLSQTLTSLLTAVLTVIGVLTMMFVISPMLSLIALIAVPVSVVLVARVAKRAQVLFKAQWEETGKINAQIEETYSGRDLVRVYGHQTEAEREFAVQNKKLLDASFGAQFLSSLIMPVMNFVGNITYVLLAVVGALKVASGNMSLGDVQAFIVYSRQFSSPLTQIASMSSSLQSGAASAERVFELLDETEQTPDIANPVLPEQAGRHRTVGTVVFENVSFRYDKDVPLIENVNLTAESGQTVAIVGPTGAGKTTLVNLIMRFYEVDSGRITIDDVDIAHMRRADLRAHVGMVLQDTWLFGGTIRENIAYGRTGASEAEIQAAARASFADRFIHTLPDGYDTVLDEEASNISSGEKQLITIARAFLSEPSLLILDEATSSVDTRTEQLVQHAMSALRVGRTSFIIAHRLSTIRNADLIVVMEAGQIVEQGTHDQLIAHGGAYFRLYNAQFEGAAV, encoded by the coding sequence ATGACCATTCCGCAAGGTCCCGGTTTCGGTCCGGGCAGTCGCCAGTACTTCGACGACGCTCCTACCGTCGTCTTTGCCAAGATCCCCGCGGAGCCGGACACAGCGCAGCCTGCCGAAGCTGCGCCCCAGTACGGTCCAGCTCAGGCCGGACCATCACAGGCCGGACCACCACCTGCCGGACCACCACCCGCCGAACCGCCACCCGGCGACGAGCCCAAGGCAGACGCCCCGGCACCCAAGCCTGCATCCACCACACCGACAACCAAACCGAAGCAGTTCAAAGCCACGATGAAACGGCTGCTCGGTCTGCTGAAGCCGCACAAGGTCGCGGTGTTCGTCGTAGTGCTCTCGACGATCGGCAGTATCTCGCTGTCCGTCGCGGTCCCGAAAATCCTGGGCCACGTCACCGACCTCATCTTCGCCGGGTTCATCGGCAAGAGCCTGCCGGCCGGCATCAGTCGTGACGAGGCCGCCGAAGCGATTCGCGCATCCGGTAATTCGACGTTCGCGGATCTGGTTCAGAACTCGGCCGACGTCGTCCCCGGTGTCGGACTGAACTTCGACGCCATCGGCAAGGTCATCGTCATCGCCATCGGCGTGTACCTGATGGCGTCGCTGCTCGCCTGGGTGGAAGCGTTCCTGCTCAACATCATCGTGCAGAAGACGATCTACAAGTTGCGTGCGGAGGTCGAAGCAAAGATTCACCGACTGCCGTTGCCGTACTTCGACAAGACGCCTCGCGGTGAAGTTCTCAGCCGCGTCACCAACGACATCGACAATGTCTCGTCGACCCTGTCCCAAACTCTGACGTCGCTGCTGACCGCGGTGCTGACAGTCATCGGTGTCCTCACCATGATGTTCGTCATCTCGCCGATGCTCTCACTCATCGCGCTCATCGCCGTTCCCGTATCGGTCGTGTTGGTGGCCCGTGTCGCCAAGCGCGCGCAGGTCCTGTTCAAAGCGCAGTGGGAAGAGACCGGCAAGATCAACGCACAGATCGAAGAGACCTACAGCGGTCGCGATCTGGTGCGCGTCTACGGCCATCAGACCGAAGCCGAGCGCGAATTCGCGGTACAGAACAAGAAACTTCTCGACGCGTCGTTCGGCGCCCAGTTCCTGTCCAGCCTGATCATGCCCGTCATGAACTTCGTCGGAAACATCACCTACGTGCTGCTCGCGGTGGTGGGCGCCCTGAAGGTGGCCAGCGGCAATATGTCGCTCGGCGACGTCCAGGCGTTCATCGTCTACTCCCGCCAGTTCAGCTCACCGCTCACCCAGATCGCCTCGATGTCGTCGAGCCTGCAGTCGGGCGCCGCGTCGGCGGAACGCGTCTTCGAACTGCTCGACGAAACCGAGCAGACTCCGGACATCGCGAACCCCGTCCTACCCGAGCAAGCCGGCCGCCATCGCACCGTCGGCACGGTCGTGTTCGAGAACGTCTCGTTCCGGTACGACAAGGACGTCCCGCTCATCGAGAACGTCAACCTCACTGCCGAATCCGGACAGACCGTTGCCATCGTCGGCCCGACCGGCGCAGGCAAGACAACGCTGGTGAACCTCATCATGAGGTTCTACGAAGTCGACTCCGGCCGGATCACGATCGACGACGTCGACATCGCACACATGCGGCGCGCCGACCTCCGCGCGCACGTCGGCATGGTTCTGCAGGACACGTGGTTGTTCGGCGGCACCATCCGCGAGAACATCGCCTACGGGCGGACCGGCGCCAGCGAGGCCGAGATCCAAGCGGCAGCCCGCGCCTCGTTCGCTGACCGCTTCATCCACACCCTGCCCGACGGCTACGACACCGTACTCGACGAGGAAGCGTCCAATATCAGTTCAGGCGAGAAGCAGCTCATCACGATCGCCCGAGCCTTCCTGTCCGAGCCGTCGCTGCTGATTCTCGACGAAGCGACCAGCTCGGTCGACACTCGCACGGAACAGCTTGTCCAACACGCCATGTCGGCACTGCGAGTCGGCCGCACGAGCTTCATCATCGCGCACCGACTGTCCACGATCCGCAATGCGGATCTGATCGTGGTCATGGAGGCAGGTCAGATCGTCGAGCAAGGCACACACGATCAGCTCATCGCCCATGGTGGTGCGTACTTCCGTCTCTACAATGCCCAGTTCGAGGGCGCCGCCGTCTAG
- a CDS encoding amidohydrolase family protein: MFDAHVHIIDPRFPLVENHGYLPEPFTVPDYRSRVAALEGLSVDGGAVVTASYQGTDQEYLKTALAELGPGWVGVTALGDDVSDKEIVDLDALGVRAVRFNLRRGATDLRQLADLANRAFDLVGWHAEFYVDATLLLSLEPVFAKLPAVSIDHLGMSTRGLPYLLNLVDRGVRVKATGFGRTTISDVGDVLRQIHAVNPQALMFGTDLPGTRARRAFEIHDLDVIADAVGDDLPAVMGGNARAWYRCERASAYPKTSAHTRTTVHTKTTAPNQSPAATNAPNNSTTMDNPTAFTA, from the coding sequence GTGTTTGACGCCCATGTTCACATCATCGACCCGCGCTTTCCGCTGGTCGAGAATCACGGCTACCTGCCCGAGCCGTTCACTGTCCCCGATTACCGGTCCAGGGTGGCGGCGCTCGAAGGGCTCAGTGTGGACGGCGGAGCCGTGGTGACGGCGTCGTACCAGGGCACCGATCAGGAGTACCTCAAAACTGCACTCGCCGAACTCGGCCCCGGCTGGGTTGGCGTCACGGCTCTCGGCGACGACGTCAGCGACAAAGAGATAGTCGACCTCGACGCGCTCGGTGTTCGCGCAGTCCGATTCAACCTCCGACGCGGCGCAACAGATCTACGTCAACTCGCCGATCTGGCCAACCGGGCTTTCGATCTGGTCGGCTGGCACGCCGAGTTCTACGTCGACGCGACCCTACTTCTCTCGCTCGAGCCGGTTTTTGCAAAGCTGCCGGCCGTGTCGATCGACCACCTGGGCATGTCGACGCGTGGTCTGCCGTACCTCCTCAATCTGGTAGACCGCGGCGTACGAGTCAAAGCCACCGGATTCGGACGCACCACCATCTCCGACGTCGGCGATGTCCTCCGCCAGATCCACGCCGTCAATCCCCAGGCACTGATGTTCGGTACCGATCTACCAGGAACCCGCGCGCGCCGAGCCTTCGAGATCCACGACCTCGACGTGATCGCCGACGCCGTCGGGGATGATCTTCCGGCAGTGATGGGTGGCAACGCCCGAGCCTGGTATCGGTGTGAACGGGCCAGCGCCTACCCCAAAACGAGTGCTCACACGAGAACGACTGTTCACACGAAAACGACTGCGCCCAACCAGAGCCCCGCCGCGACCAACGCACCGAACAACTCCACCACCATGGACAACCCCACGGCTTTCACCGCGTGA
- a CDS encoding DUF456 domain-containing protein yields MSPAAEVVVGLAILIGLVGVVVPIIPGTLLIAAAILVWALMTGGATAWTVFVLAALALVVTGVVKYTWPGQRMRAGGVPNLSVMVGGLVGIIGFFVVPVVGLFLGFIVGTYVAELARLRNVNIAWASTLHAVKAVGLSMVVELFGALVAAGLWLGAVVFV; encoded by the coding sequence ATGAGCCCGGCTGCGGAAGTTGTTGTCGGGTTGGCGATTCTGATCGGTCTGGTCGGCGTGGTTGTGCCGATCATTCCGGGAACACTGCTCATCGCGGCAGCAATTCTGGTGTGGGCGTTGATGACCGGTGGCGCAACCGCGTGGACGGTCTTCGTGTTGGCAGCATTGGCCCTGGTGGTCACCGGCGTCGTGAAGTACACGTGGCCCGGTCAGCGAATGCGTGCCGGGGGAGTGCCGAACCTGTCCGTGATGGTGGGCGGGCTCGTCGGCATCATCGGATTTTTTGTCGTACCGGTGGTGGGGCTGTTTCTCGGTTTCATCGTGGGAACGTACGTCGCTGAACTGGCGCGGTTACGCAACGTCAACATCGCGTGGGCGTCGACGCTTCACGCGGTGAAAGCCGTGGGGTTGTCCATGGTGGTGGAGTTGTTCGGTGCGTTGGTCGCGGCGGGGCTCTGGTTGGGCGCAGTCGTTTTCGTGTGA
- the purT gene encoding formate-dependent phosphoribosylglycinamide formyltransferase: MQPDSTPSHPSALPLRFGTPLTENAIRVMMLGSGELGKEVVIALQRLGVEVIAVDRYPNAPGHQVAHRAHTVDMTDPDALLAVIELEKPHFVVPEIEAIATDALAIVEARGETVVIPTARATQLTMNREGIRRLAAEELGLPTSPYAFADSLEEVRAATELTGFPCVIKPVMSSSGKGQSTVRTADELAAAWDYAMAGGRVNHGRVIVEGFVDFDYEITQLTVRAVGSSGKVETSFCEPIGHLQQSGDYVESWQPQQMSALALAAAREVSEKVTSALGGRGVFGVELFVKGDNVYFSEVSPRPHDTGLVTLRTQRLSEFELHARAILGLPVDTTLISPGASAVIYGGVEAQAIGFDGVAEALAVPETDLRLFGKPESFTRRRMGVAVSAAADVDTARSRAREAASKVRPVG; this comes from the coding sequence ATGCAGCCTGATTCAACACCTTCGCACCCTTCCGCTCTTCCGCTCCGTTTCGGCACACCGCTCACCGAGAACGCGATCAGAGTGATGATGTTGGGATCCGGTGAACTGGGCAAGGAAGTTGTCATCGCGTTGCAGCGATTGGGCGTCGAGGTCATCGCGGTGGATCGGTACCCGAACGCACCAGGGCACCAGGTTGCGCACCGGGCACACACTGTCGACATGACCGACCCCGATGCACTGCTGGCGGTGATCGAACTCGAGAAGCCGCATTTTGTCGTGCCCGAGATCGAGGCAATCGCGACCGACGCGCTGGCTATCGTCGAAGCGCGAGGTGAGACCGTGGTCATCCCCACGGCCAGGGCAACACAGTTGACCATGAACCGGGAAGGTATCCGGCGACTTGCCGCCGAGGAATTGGGCTTGCCCACCTCGCCGTATGCATTTGCGGACTCGCTCGAGGAGGTTCGCGCTGCCACCGAACTCACCGGATTCCCGTGCGTGATCAAGCCCGTCATGTCGTCCTCCGGCAAAGGGCAGTCGACGGTGCGTACCGCCGATGAACTTGCGGCAGCGTGGGATTACGCGATGGCCGGTGGACGTGTCAATCATGGCCGGGTCATCGTCGAGGGTTTTGTCGATTTCGATTACGAGATAACACAATTGACGGTTCGGGCAGTCGGCAGTAGCGGCAAGGTCGAAACGTCGTTCTGTGAACCTATCGGTCACCTGCAGCAGTCGGGAGATTACGTCGAATCCTGGCAACCGCAGCAGATGTCGGCGCTCGCCCTCGCGGCCGCTCGCGAGGTGTCCGAGAAAGTCACGTCGGCGCTCGGCGGTCGCGGAGTCTTCGGCGTCGAGTTGTTCGTCAAGGGCGACAACGTGTACTTCTCCGAGGTGAGCCCACGTCCGCACGACACCGGCCTGGTCACGCTGCGCACCCAGCGGCTCTCCGAATTCGAATTGCACGCCCGTGCCATCCTGGGACTCCCGGTCGACACGACGCTCATCTCGCCCGGGGCTTCAGCTGTCATCTACGGAGGTGTCGAAGCGCAGGCAATCGGATTCGACGGCGTCGCAGAGGCTCTCGCGGTTCCCGAGACGGATCTTCGGCTGTTCGGTAAGCCGGAAAGTTTCACGCGTCGACGGATGGGCGTTGCCGTCTCCGCTGCCGCAGATGTCGACACTGCTCGCTCTCGTGCGCGCGAAGCGGCGTCGAAGGTTCGCCCCGTCGGATGA
- a CDS encoding CaiB/BaiF CoA-transferase family protein encodes MSAETVEKKGPLAGIRIVEFAGLGPAPHAATLLADMGADIVIVQRAGQIPQDANASDQIKRGRRVVEANLKDPADVAKVLDLLERSDVLIEGFRPGVMERMGLGPDVVSERNPRLVYARMTGWGQEGPLANAAGHDINYISLTGVLNAIGRKGERPIPPLNMVGDFGGGSMFLIFGILSALVERSVSGKGQVVDAAMVDGTLALSHMMWAFRGRGVWSDERGVNLLDTGAPFYDTYETSDGKYMAVGSIEPQFYALLLEGLELDPSTLPHQMDSSKWDDMKALFTEKFLSKTRDEWAKIFLGTDACVSPVLTFAEAPSNEHIAARGSLIDIDGVTQHAPAPRFSRTPTTTPAAPAREATDIDTVWT; translated from the coding sequence GTGTCTGCAGAAACTGTGGAAAAGAAGGGCCCGCTCGCGGGCATTCGGATCGTGGAATTCGCTGGATTGGGACCGGCGCCGCACGCGGCGACTCTGCTCGCCGACATGGGCGCCGACATCGTCATCGTGCAGCGCGCAGGCCAGATCCCACAGGACGCCAACGCCTCCGACCAGATCAAGCGTGGCCGTCGCGTCGTCGAAGCCAACCTGAAGGATCCGGCCGACGTCGCCAAGGTGCTCGATCTACTCGAGCGCTCCGACGTCCTCATCGAAGGCTTCCGCCCCGGCGTCATGGAACGCATGGGACTCGGACCCGACGTGGTCTCGGAGCGTAATCCTCGGCTCGTCTACGCCCGCATGACGGGTTGGGGCCAGGAAGGTCCCCTCGCCAACGCAGCCGGACACGACATCAACTACATCTCCCTCACCGGCGTTCTCAACGCCATCGGCCGCAAGGGTGAGCGTCCCATCCCGCCGCTCAACATGGTCGGCGACTTCGGTGGCGGTTCCATGTTCCTGATCTTCGGCATCCTCTCCGCCCTGGTCGAGCGTTCGGTCTCCGGCAAGGGGCAGGTAGTCGACGCTGCCATGGTCGACGGCACCCTCGCCCTGTCCCACATGATGTGGGCCTTCCGCGGCCGCGGCGTGTGGTCCGACGAGCGTGGCGTCAACCTCCTCGACACCGGCGCCCCGTTCTACGACACCTACGAGACCTCCGACGGTAAGTACATGGCCGTCGGTTCCATCGAGCCACAGTTCTACGCGCTGCTCCTCGAAGGCCTCGAACTGGACCCGTCGACGCTTCCGCATCAGATGGACTCCAGCAAGTGGGACGACATGAAGGCGCTCTTCACCGAGAAGTTCCTGTCCAAGACGCGCGACGAGTGGGCCAAGATCTTCCTCGGCACCGACGCCTGCGTCTCGCCGGTCCTGACCTTCGCCGAGGCACCGTCGAACGAGCACATCGCAGCGCGCGGCTCGCTCATCGACATCGACGGCGTCACCCAGCACGCACCGGCGCCGCGTTTCTCACGCACGCCCACCACGACGCCCGCTGCCCCGGCACGTGAGGCAACGGATATCGACACGGTCTGGACCTAG